The Rhodobacter sp. CZR27 genome includes a window with the following:
- a CDS encoding NAD(P)H-hydrate dehydratase — protein sequence MTLREIGAGPVAERLRKREEQHKYHHGHALVVSGPPGHGGAARLAARAALRVGAGLVTLGCPRAAVAEHAARLDAIMVRALDAAEDLDRLLEDRRFSALCLGPGLGFEPVRAELVAAALASGRPLVLDADALTLVSRDAILFDRLHPACVLTPHAGEFARLFPDLAAAEELTARVDACHAAAGRAGCTVLLKGAETVIASPGEVAVNRATGARAAPWLATAGAGDVLAGLIAGLLARGLTPFEAAETGAWLHVEAARAFGPGLIAEDLPEALPGVFRALGL from the coding sequence ATGACCCTGCGCGAGATCGGCGCCGGGCCTGTGGCCGAGCGGCTGCGCAAGCGCGAGGAGCAGCACAAGTATCACCACGGCCATGCGCTGGTCGTGTCGGGCCCGCCCGGCCATGGCGGTGCGGCCCGGCTTGCCGCACGGGCGGCGCTGCGGGTCGGCGCGGGCCTCGTGACGCTTGGCTGTCCGCGTGCGGCGGTGGCCGAGCATGCCGCCCGGCTCGATGCGATCATGGTGCGCGCCCTCGATGCGGCCGAGGATCTGGACCGCCTGCTCGAGGATCGCCGGTTCTCGGCGCTCTGCCTCGGTCCGGGCCTGGGGTTCGAGCCGGTGCGGGCCGAATTGGTGGCCGCGGCGCTGGCCTCGGGCCGGCCGCTGGTCCTTGATGCGGATGCGCTGACGCTGGTTTCGCGGGACGCCATCCTGTTCGACCGCCTGCATCCGGCCTGCGTCCTGACCCCCCATGCGGGGGAGTTCGCGCGGCTCTTTCCGGATCTTGCGGCGGCGGAGGAGTTGACGGCGCGGGTCGATGCCTGCCACGCGGCGGCCGGGCGCGCGGGCTGCACCGTGCTGCTGAAGGGCGCCGAGACCGTGATCGCCTCGCCCGGCGAGGTGGCCGTCAACCGGGCGACCGGCGCGCGCGCCGCGCCCTGGCTGGCCACGGCCGGCGCGGGGGATGTGCTGGCGGGGCTGATCGCCGGTCTGCTCGCCCGCGGCCTCACACCCTTCGAGGCGGCGGAAACCGGCGCCTGGCTGCATGTCGAGGCGGCCCGCGCCTTCGGCCCGGGCCTCATCGCCGAGGATCTGCCCGAGGCGCTGCCGGGCGTCTTCCGGGCGCTCGGCCTGTGA
- a CDS encoding enoyl-CoA hydratase/isomerase family protein: protein MSEVEIRKRGRAGRITLNRPEALNALNYDMCLRIDAALKGWVQDADVDLVVMDAAGPRAFCAGGDIAELYARGTAGDHAFGQTFWRDEYRMNARIADYPKPVVSLMQGFTMGGGVGLGCHASHRIVGETTQIAMPECAIGLVPDVGGTHLLAHAPGRVGVWLGLTGSRMGPGDAIVAGFADHLVPEAEWPDLIAALEEGRLEIPAHEPPIGRIPDLREEIDRLFAAESLAGIAEGLAADGSPFAGEALKAIARGSPLAMAATLEILHRLGPTPTMREALGMEYRFTYRAQAEADFLEGIRAAIIDKDRKPRWRHAEIGDVSPEEVVALLEPLGPHALTFEEESI from the coding sequence ATGAGCGAGGTCGAGATCCGCAAGCGCGGCCGGGCGGGGCGCATCACGCTGAACCGCCCCGAGGCGCTGAACGCGCTGAACTACGACATGTGCCTGAGGATCGACGCCGCCCTGAAGGGCTGGGTGCAGGATGCCGACGTCGATCTGGTGGTGATGGATGCGGCCGGCCCGCGCGCCTTCTGTGCGGGCGGCGACATTGCCGAACTTTACGCCCGCGGCACTGCGGGCGACCATGCCTTCGGCCAGACCTTCTGGCGTGACGAATACCGGATGAACGCCCGGATAGCGGACTATCCGAAGCCGGTCGTGAGTCTGATGCAGGGCTTCACCATGGGCGGCGGCGTGGGCCTTGGCTGCCACGCCAGTCACCGGATCGTCGGCGAGACGACGCAGATCGCCATGCCGGAATGCGCCATCGGCCTCGTGCCGGATGTCGGCGGCACACATCTGCTGGCACATGCGCCGGGCAGGGTCGGGGTCTGGCTCGGGCTGACCGGCAGCCGGATGGGGCCGGGCGATGCCATTGTCGCGGGCTTTGCCGACCATCTCGTGCCCGAGGCCGAGTGGCCCGACCTGATCGCCGCACTGGAGGAGGGGCGGCTGGAGATCCCGGCGCATGAGCCGCCCATCGGGCGCATCCCCGACCTGCGGGAGGAGATCGACCGCCTGTTCGCGGCCGAGAGCCTTGCAGGCATCGCCGAGGGATTGGCCGCCGACGGATCGCCCTTCGCGGGTGAGGCGCTGAAGGCCATTGCCCGCGGCTCGCCACTTGCGATGGCGGCGACCCTCGAGATCCTTCACCGGCTGGGGCCGACACCCACGATGCGCGAGGCGCTCGGGATGGAATACCGTTTCACCTATCGCGCGCAGGCGGAGGCGGATTTCCTCGAAGGCATCCGGGCGGCCATCATCGACAAGGACCGGAAGCCGCGCTGGCGGCACGCGGAGATTGGCGACGTGAGCCCGGAGGAGGTGGTGGCCCTGCTGGAGCCGCTCGGGCCGCACGCCCTGACTTTCGAGGAGGAGAGCATATGA
- a CDS encoding ATP-binding protein: protein MTVNTVDVSAGQALKVLREGWAAQRAGALTTSWMLHGRPGVGKTEIVRQLAGEQAARLYDLRLTTIESQDLRGLPYYDHATRKTMWYRPEDLPDDPDKPALLFLDELTAAPPHLHPAVYGLLLERRVGPHHLPDNVFVVAAGNMIEDGAVAYEMGTALSDRLIHLQVRASASDWLENYAIPKTLHPAVLAFIRMRPDLLETTAEALDRGLMISTTPRSWERVSRIMGAVTDRALRRIMVAGTVGEAIAAEFMLVADDIETSVSVERLLNAAPHERISLYPDSMHGLHALIYGLVGALGPQTAAPVIDVMAGIRTLDLHRTDCAFGRMPLAELCTHGFEMAIRRGLEQGLAEDFLCHPAYAAYASERQALGLE, encoded by the coding sequence ATGACCGTAAATACCGTGGACGTTTCGGCCGGCCAGGCTCTCAAGGTTCTGCGCGAGGGATGGGCTGCACAGCGCGCCGGCGCCCTGACAACCTCATGGATGCTGCACGGACGCCCCGGCGTGGGAAAGACCGAGATCGTTCGCCAGCTTGCCGGGGAACAGGCAGCCCGGCTCTACGACCTGCGCCTTACCACCATCGAAAGCCAGGACCTGCGCGGCTTGCCCTATTACGACCACGCGACGCGCAAGACGATGTGGTATCGCCCCGAGGATCTTCCCGACGATCCCGACAAGCCGGCACTGCTGTTCCTCGATGAACTGACTGCCGCGCCGCCGCACCTGCATCCCGCCGTCTATGGCCTGCTGCTGGAGCGTCGCGTGGGACCCCACCACCTTCCCGACAACGTCTTCGTGGTCGCCGCCGGCAACATGATTGAGGACGGCGCCGTGGCCTACGAAATGGGGACCGCGCTCTCGGACCGGCTGATCCACCTTCAGGTCCGCGCCTCGGCCTCGGACTGGCTGGAAAACTACGCCATTCCGAAGACACTGCACCCCGCCGTGCTTGCCTTCATCCGCATGCGGCCGGACCTGCTGGAAACCACGGCCGAGGCGCTCGACCGCGGCCTGATGATCTCGACCACGCCGCGCAGCTGGGAGCGCGTCAGCCGCATCATGGGAGCTGTGACGGATCGTGCCCTGCGCCGGATCATGGTGGCGGGCACCGTGGGCGAGGCGATCGCCGCCGAGTTCATGCTGGTGGCCGATGACATCGAGACCTCGGTCTCGGTCGAGCGGCTTCTGAACGCCGCCCCGCACGAGCGGATCAGCCTCTATCCGGATTCGATGCACGGGCTGCACGCCCTGATCTACGGCCTCGTGGGGGCGCTCGGGCCGCAGACGGCGGCACCGGTGATCGACGTCATGGCCGGGATCCGCACGCTCGACCTGCACCGCACCGATTGCGCCTTCGGCCGGATGCCGCTGGCCGAACTCTGCACGCACGGCTTCGAGATGGCGATCCGCCGCGGGCTGGAGCAGGGCCTTGCCGAAGACTTCCTGTGCCATCCGGCCTATGCCGCCTATGCCAGCGAACGGCAGGCGCTGGGGCTGGAATGA
- a CDS encoding acyl-CoA dehydrogenase family protein, with protein sequence MDFALSEEQQAIFDMARDFGAAEIAPNARAWEAEGTIPRSLWPRLAELGFGGVYVSEDFGGSGLGRLDATLVFEALAMACPSVAAFLSIHNMCAGMIDRYASDEVKARWLPGVCALSTLVSYCLTEPGAGSDAAALRTRAVKGNDGYRLTGTKAFISGGGYSDAYLVMCRTGGEGPKGISTVIVPAGSAGLSFGGLEDKMGWRAQETRQVQFDDCLVAAENLVGEEGRGFSYAMSGLDGGRLNIAATALGGAQAAFDATLAYMSERRAFGRRLDDFQALQFRLAEMEVKLQSARIFLRQAAWKLDRGEADASKFCAMAKLMVTDAAFDVANQCLQLHGGYGYLADYGIEKIVRDLRVHQILEGTNEIMRLIVARSLVTA encoded by the coding sequence ATGGATTTCGCGTTGAGCGAGGAGCAGCAGGCGATCTTCGACATGGCGCGCGACTTTGGCGCGGCCGAGATCGCGCCGAACGCCCGCGCCTGGGAGGCGGAGGGCACCATCCCGCGGAGCCTCTGGCCGAGGCTTGCGGAACTGGGCTTCGGCGGGGTCTATGTCTCCGAGGACTTCGGCGGCTCGGGCCTCGGCCGGCTCGACGCGACGCTGGTGTTCGAGGCGCTCGCCATGGCCTGCCCCTCGGTCGCGGCCTTCCTGTCGATCCATAACATGTGCGCGGGCATGATCGACCGTTATGCCTCGGACGAGGTAAAGGCGCGGTGGCTGCCGGGGGTCTGCGCGCTCTCGACCCTCGTTTCCTATTGCCTGACCGAGCCGGGCGCGGGGTCGGACGCCGCCGCCCTGCGCACCCGGGCCGTGAAGGGGAACGACGGCTACCGCCTCACGGGCACCAAGGCCTTCATCTCCGGAGGCGGCTATTCCGACGCCTATCTCGTGATGTGCCGCACCGGGGGGGAGGGTCCGAAGGGCATCTCGACGGTGATCGTGCCGGCCGGCTCCGCAGGGCTCAGCTTCGGCGGGCTCGAGGACAAGATGGGCTGGCGCGCGCAGGAGACGCGCCAGGTCCAGTTCGATGACTGCCTCGTCGCGGCGGAGAACCTCGTGGGCGAGGAGGGCCGCGGCTTCTCCTACGCCATGTCCGGCCTCGACGGCGGGCGGCTCAACATCGCGGCGACCGCGCTCGGCGGCGCGCAGGCGGCGTTTGACGCGACGCTGGCCTACATGTCCGAGCGCCGCGCCTTCGGGCGACGGCTCGACGACTTCCAGGCGCTGCAGTTCCGGCTGGCGGAGATGGAGGTGAAGCTGCAATCCGCGCGGATCTTCCTGCGGCAGGCGGCGTGGAAGCTCGACCGGGGCGAGGCCGACGCCAGCAAGTTCTGCGCGATGGCGAAGCTGATGGTGACCGATGCGGCCTTCGACGTGGCGAACCAGTGCCTGCAGCTGCATGGCGGCTATGGCTATCTCGCCGATTACGGGATCGAGAAGATCGTGCGCGACCTGCGGGTGCACCAGATCCTCGAGGGCACCAACGAGATCATGCGGCTGATCGTGGCCCGCAGCCTGGTGACGGCATGA
- a CDS encoding VWA-like domain-containing protein, with protein MSARHTRRAGAALRRLSEEDPALGALALWCAHRDSDARDMAAWTDGRSIFYGPGFELLAAHEQVGLAAHQVLHLALRHGPRAQAMHSRFGDRYDDELFNIACDAILNQTLVEAGHCIPRPAVLLPDLLKAALPEDTQTSRWDAEGLYVRLMTESNRSGKGNGGGDGKGKGRDPSEARPDPAQAARDFAKQKGFGSDLEPAPGPVEGDEDESPDASEWQERIARAMEAGRSAGRGIGTLSHRLLDLPQIGMPPWERLLRRMISKAVTHVPRPDWGTPAKRWLAADSAAAIEGRFQPAFQPARRPDRNRARVAVAIDTSTSIDNARLSLFAAQVAGIGRRTGAEVHVLAFDTVVTGHTRMQGIAWESEIQRVTFARGGGTDFGPVIAKAMELDPSVIVMLTDLDGPCGPRPKVPVIWAIPQETAPPPPFGKVISLAR; from the coding sequence ATGAGCGCCCGCCACACGCGCCGCGCCGGCGCCGCGCTGCGCCGGCTGTCCGAGGAGGATCCGGCGCTTGGCGCGCTGGCGCTCTGGTGCGCCCATCGCGACAGTGACGCGCGCGACATGGCCGCCTGGACGGACGGCCGCTCGATCTTCTACGGCCCGGGCTTCGAATTGCTGGCGGCGCATGAACAGGTGGGCCTCGCGGCGCATCAGGTGCTGCATCTCGCGCTGCGCCACGGGCCGCGCGCCCAGGCCATGCACAGCCGCTTCGGCGACCGCTACGACGACGAGCTGTTCAACATCGCCTGCGACGCGATCCTGAACCAGACGCTTGTCGAGGCCGGCCACTGCATCCCGCGCCCCGCGGTCCTGCTGCCCGACCTCCTGAAGGCGGCCCTGCCCGAGGACACGCAGACCAGCCGCTGGGACGCCGAGGGGCTTTATGTCCGGCTGATGACGGAGTCGAACCGCTCGGGCAAGGGCAACGGCGGCGGGGACGGCAAGGGCAAGGGCCGCGACCCGAGCGAAGCGCGCCCCGATCCCGCGCAGGCTGCGCGCGACTTCGCGAAGCAGAAGGGGTTCGGTTCGGACCTTGAGCCTGCCCCCGGCCCGGTCGAGGGCGACGAGGACGAGTCGCCTGACGCCTCCGAGTGGCAGGAGCGGATCGCGCGGGCGATGGAGGCCGGACGCTCGGCCGGGCGCGGGATCGGGACGCTCTCGCACCGGCTGCTTGACCTGCCCCAGATCGGCATGCCTCCGTGGGAGCGCCTGCTGCGCCGGATGATCTCGAAGGCGGTGACCCATGTCCCGCGTCCCGACTGGGGCACCCCCGCGAAACGCTGGCTGGCCGCCGACAGCGCCGCCGCAATCGAGGGGCGGTTCCAGCCCGCCTTCCAGCCCGCGCGGCGCCCCGACCGGAACCGGGCACGGGTGGCAGTGGCGATCGACACCTCGACCTCCATCGACAATGCGCGCCTGTCGCTGTTCGCGGCGCAGGTCGCGGGCATCGGGCGCCGCACCGGCGCCGAGGTGCACGTTCTGGCGTTCGATACCGTCGTCACCGGCCATACCCGGATGCAGGGAATCGCCTGGGAATCCGAGATCCAGCGCGTGACCTTCGCCCGCGGCGGTGGGACCGATTTCGGCCCAGTCATCGCCAAGGCAATGGAACTGGACCCCTCGGTGATCGTCATGCTCACCGACCTCGACGGCCCCTGCGGGCCCCGACCGAAGGTGCCCGTGATCTGGGCGATCCCGCAGGAAACCGCTCCGCCTCCGCCCTTCGGCAAGGTGATCAGCCTCGCGCGGTAG
- the tig gene encoding trigger factor: MQVTETLKEGLKRAYTITVTAAELDAKVQEKLVEAQPDIEMKGFRKGKVPLPMLRKQFGARLLGDAMQDAIDGAMRNHLETSGDRPAMQPEVRMLDGETWKEGNDVVVEMSYEALPEIPEVDTASITLERLVVKADEAAIDEALKNLAESSKNFEDRRKGSKAKEGDQVVIDFKGSVDGELFEGGSAEDYPLVLGSGSFIPGFEEQLVGAKVDEEVVVKVAFPAEYGAKHLAGKDAEFACTVKAVKAPKPAEIDDELAKKFGAEDLAGLKAQIAERLEAEYKGAARAVLKRALLDALDARVSFELPSKLLEAETAQIAHQLWHEEHPEEHGHNHGHIEPTDEHKALAARRVRLGLLLAEIGRKAEVTVTDAEMTQAVLAQARQYPGQERAYFEFVQKNPQIQQQLRAPIFEDKVVDLILSGATVTEKEVGKADLEKAIEALDEM, encoded by the coding sequence ATGCAGGTCACCGAGACCCTGAAGGAAGGTCTGAAGCGCGCGTACACCATCACGGTGACCGCTGCCGAACTGGACGCTAAGGTCCAGGAAAAGCTGGTCGAGGCGCAGCCCGACATCGAGATGAAGGGCTTCCGCAAGGGCAAGGTTCCGCTGCCGATGCTGCGCAAGCAGTTCGGCGCGCGGCTGCTCGGCGACGCGATGCAGGACGCCATCGACGGCGCCATGCGCAACCATCTCGAGACCTCGGGCGACCGCCCGGCGATGCAGCCGGAAGTCCGGATGCTCGATGGCGAGACCTGGAAGGAAGGCAACGACGTCGTCGTCGAGATGAGCTACGAGGCCCTGCCGGAGATCCCGGAGGTCGACACCGCCTCGATCACGCTGGAGCGTCTGGTGGTCAAGGCCGACGAGGCCGCCATCGACGAGGCGCTGAAGAACCTCGCCGAGTCGTCGAAGAACTTCGAGGACCGCCGCAAGGGCTCGAAGGCCAAGGAAGGCGATCAGGTCGTGATCGACTTCAAGGGCTCGGTCGATGGCGAGCTGTTCGAGGGCGGCTCGGCCGAGGATTATCCGCTTGTCCTGGGCTCGGGCTCGTTCATCCCGGGCTTCGAGGAGCAGCTGGTCGGCGCCAAGGTCGACGAGGAAGTGGTGGTCAAGGTCGCCTTCCCGGCGGAATACGGCGCCAAGCACCTTGCCGGCAAGGATGCCGAGTTCGCCTGCACGGTGAAGGCGGTGAAGGCGCCGAAACCGGCCGAGATCGATGACGAGCTGGCGAAGAAATTCGGCGCCGAGGATCTGGCCGGGCTGAAGGCCCAGATCGCCGAGCGGCTGGAAGCGGAATACAAGGGCGCCGCCCGCGCCGTGCTGAAGCGCGCGCTGCTCGATGCGCTGGACGCACGCGTGAGCTTCGAGCTGCCCTCCAAGCTGCTCGAGGCCGAGACGGCGCAGATCGCGCACCAGCTCTGGCACGAGGAGCACCCCGAGGAGCACGGCCACAACCACGGCCATATCGAGCCGACCGACGAGCACAAGGCGCTCGCCGCCCGCCGCGTGCGGCTGGGCCTGCTGCTGGCCGAGATCGGCCGCAAGGCCGAGGTGACGGTGACCGATGCCGAGATGACCCAGGCGGTGCTCGCCCAGGCCCGTCAGTATCCGGGGCAGGAACGCGCCTATTTCGAGTTCGTGCAGAAGAACCCGCAGATCCAGCAGCAGCTGCGCGCGCCGATCTTCGAGGACAAGGTCGTGGACCTCATCCTGTCCGGCGCGACTGTGACGGAAAAGGAAGTCGGCAAGGCCGATCTCGAGAAGGCGATCGAGGCCCTCGACGAGATGTGA
- a CDS encoding P-II family nitrogen regulator, translating into MKKIEAIIKPFKLDEVKEALQAAGVQGLSVTEVKGFGRQKGHTELYRGAEYVVDFLPKVKIEVVLADDMVDAAVEAIIAAARTDKIGDGKIFVSPVEQAIRIRTGETGEDAI; encoded by the coding sequence ATGAAGAAGATCGAGGCGATCATCAAGCCGTTCAAGCTCGACGAAGTGAAGGAGGCGCTGCAGGCCGCTGGCGTGCAGGGACTTTCGGTGACCGAGGTCAAGGGCTTCGGCCGCCAGAAGGGCCACACCGAGCTCTATCGCGGGGCCGAGTATGTCGTCGATTTCCTGCCAAAGGTGAAGATCGAGGTGGTTCTGGCCGATGACATGGTCGATGCCGCCGTCGAGGCGATCATCGCGGCCGCCCGCACCGACAAGATCGGCGACGGCAAGATCTTCGTCAGCCCCGTCGAGCAGGCCATCCGCATCCGCACCGGCGAGACCGGCGAAGACGCGATCTGA
- the glnA gene encoding type I glutamate--ammonia ligase, producing the protein MSKVADALKLMKDEEVEYVDIRFTDPRGKLQHVTLVADLVDEDFFEEGFMFDGSSIAGWKSIDQSDMKLIPDAGSVYIDPFYAEKTMCVHCNVVEPDTGEPYSRDPRGTALKAEAYLKASGIGDAAYFGPEAEFFIFDDVRYSVTPAKVAYQIDADAAAWNTDSEYEMGNLAHRAGHKGGYFPVNPIDEAQDLRGEMLSTMKRMGMKVDKHHHEVATCQHELGLIFGGLTEQADNILKYKYVIQNVAAAYGKTVTFMPKPMKGDNGSGMHVNMSIWKDGKPLFAGDKYADLSQEALWFIGGILKHAKALNALTNPATNSYKRLIPGFEAPVLRAYSARNRSGCVRIPWTESPKAKRVEARFPDPSANPYLAFAALLMAGLDGIKNKIDPGPASDKDLYDLPPEELAEIPTVCGSLREALEELEKDHDFLLAGDVFTRDQLDGYIALKWEEVYAYEHTPHPVEYQMYYSC; encoded by the coding sequence ATGAGCAAAGTAGCTGATGCTCTGAAACTGATGAAAGACGAGGAGGTCGAATACGTCGACATCCGCTTCACCGACCCGCGCGGCAAGCTCCAGCACGTGACGCTGGTGGCCGATCTCGTCGACGAGGACTTCTTCGAGGAAGGCTTCATGTTCGACGGCTCGTCCATCGCGGGCTGGAAGTCGATCGACCAGTCGGACATGAAGCTGATCCCGGATGCGGGCTCGGTCTACATCGACCCGTTCTATGCCGAAAAGACGATGTGCGTGCACTGCAACGTCGTCGAGCCGGACACGGGCGAGCCCTACTCGCGCGACCCGCGCGGCACCGCGCTGAAGGCCGAAGCCTACCTGAAGGCCTCCGGCATCGGTGACGCCGCCTACTTCGGGCCGGAAGCCGAATTCTTCATCTTCGACGACGTGCGCTACTCGGTGACGCCGGCGAAGGTGGCCTACCAGATCGACGCCGATGCCGCGGCCTGGAACACCGACTCGGAATACGAGATGGGCAACCTCGCCCACCGTGCCGGCCACAAGGGCGGCTACTTCCCGGTGAACCCGATCGACGAGGCCCAGGACCTGCGCGGCGAGATGCTCTCGACCATGAAGCGCATGGGCATGAAGGTCGACAAGCACCACCACGAAGTGGCGACCTGCCAGCACGAACTCGGGCTGATCTTCGGCGGGCTCACCGAGCAGGCCGACAACATCCTGAAGTACAAGTATGTCATCCAGAACGTCGCGGCCGCCTATGGCAAGACCGTGACCTTCATGCCGAAGCCCATGAAGGGCGACAACGGCTCGGGCATGCACGTCAACATGTCGATCTGGAAGGACGGCAAGCCGCTCTTCGCGGGCGACAAGTATGCCGACCTTTCGCAGGAAGCCCTGTGGTTCATCGGCGGCATCCTGAAGCACGCCAAGGCGCTGAACGCGCTGACCAACCCGGCGACCAACAGCTACAAGCGCCTGATCCCCGGCTTCGAGGCCCCGGTTCTGCGCGCCTACTCCGCCCGCAACCGCTCGGGCTGCGTCCGTATTCCGTGGACCGAGTCGCCGAAGGCCAAGCGCGTCGAAGCCCGCTTCCCCGATCCGTCGGCGAACCCCTATCTCGCCTTCGCGGCGCTGCTGATGGCCGGCCTCGACGGCATCAAGAACAAGATCGATCCGGGCCCGGCCTCGGACAAGGACCTCTACGACCTGCCGCCGGAAGAACTGGCCGAAATCCCGACCGTCTGCGGCTCGCTGCGCGAGGCGCTCGAGGAGCTGGAAAAGGACCACGACTTCCTGCTGGCCGGCGACGTCTTCACCCGCGACCAGCTCGATGGCTACATCGCGCTGAAGTGGGAAGAGGTCTATGCCTACGAGCACACGCCGCACCCGGTCGAATACCAGATGTACTACAGCTGCTGA
- a CDS encoding Hint domain-containing protein, giving the protein MNATTRSRPASRLLHLVRLEAGAEVLTLRGVVAAGSLAAGDRLVGRSGAIRLVRIETFVLRDVEMLRIGAGTMAHGQPGAPVLLPPDQPLRLSGERADLVYRRDPVTVPAVRIADGRLNRIVRIAEIRLVTLGFDSPAAIYAGALQCVTLPEVTPAHG; this is encoded by the coding sequence ATGAACGCCACCACCCGGAGCAGGCCCGCGTCCCGACTGCTGCATCTCGTGCGCCTCGAGGCCGGGGCGGAGGTCCTGACGCTGCGGGGCGTCGTGGCCGCGGGCAGCCTTGCGGCCGGGGACCGGCTGGTGGGGCGATCCGGGGCCATCCGGCTGGTCCGGATCGAGACCTTCGTGCTCCGCGACGTGGAGATGCTGCGCATCGGCGCCGGAACGATGGCGCATGGCCAGCCGGGCGCGCCGGTGCTGCTGCCGCCGGACCAGCCCCTGCGCCTGTCCGGCGAGCGGGCGGATCTCGTCTATCGCCGCGATCCGGTCACGGTGCCGGCCGTCCGCATCGCCGACGGGCGCCTGAACCGGATCGTCCGCATCGCCGAAATCCGCCTCGTGACGCTGGGCTTCGACTCGCCCGCCGCGATCTACGCCGGCGCACTGCAGTGCGTGACCCTGCCCGAGGTCACCCCCGCCCACGGCTGA
- the mmsB gene encoding 3-hydroxyisobutyrate dehydrogenase: protein MKIAFIGLGNMGGPMARNLAAAGHSVTGFDTAAPMPEGVAPAASAAEAAREAEVVLTMLPNGQILRAVAAEVTPVMPKGAVLCDCSTVDVESAREVARQAEAAGLGALDAPVSGGVGGAAAGTLTFMVGGSAESFAKVLPLFEVMGQKAVHCGDAGAGQAAKICNNMILGVTMIATCEAFALADKLGLDRQKMFDVVSTSSGYSWTMNAYCPAPGVGPKSPADNDYRPGFASELMLKDLRLSQQAAEAADADTPMGRLAADLYESFVEREDGRGRDFSAMLPRFERRGRG, encoded by the coding sequence ATGAAAATCGCATTCATCGGTCTGGGGAACATGGGCGGGCCGATGGCCCGCAACCTCGCCGCGGCCGGGCACTCGGTCACCGGTTTCGACACCGCGGCACCGATGCCCGAGGGCGTCGCGCCTGCGGCTTCGGCCGCCGAGGCCGCGCGCGAGGCCGAGGTCGTGCTGACCATGCTGCCGAACGGCCAGATCCTCCGCGCCGTCGCGGCCGAGGTCACCCCGGTCATGCCGAAGGGCGCGGTGCTCTGCGACTGCTCGACCGTCGACGTCGAGAGCGCGCGCGAGGTCGCGCGGCAGGCCGAGGCCGCAGGCCTCGGTGCGCTTGATGCGCCGGTCTCGGGCGGGGTGGGCGGGGCCGCGGCCGGGACGCTCACCTTCATGGTCGGCGGCAGCGCCGAGAGCTTTGCGAAGGTCCTGCCGCTGTTCGAGGTCATGGGGCAGAAGGCCGTCCATTGCGGCGATGCCGGCGCAGGGCAGGCGGCGAAGATCTGCAACAACATGATCCTCGGGGTCACCATGATCGCCACCTGCGAGGCTTTCGCGCTGGCCGACAAGCTGGGTCTCGACCGGCAGAAGATGTTCGATGTCGTCTCGACCTCCTCGGGCTACAGCTGGACGATGAACGCCTATTGCCCCGCGCCGGGCGTCGGGCCGAAGAGCCCGGCGGACAACGACTACCGGCCCGGCTTCGCCTCGGAACTGATGCTGAAGGACCTGCGCCTGTCGCAGCAGGCGGCCGAGGCGGCGGATGCCGACACGCCGATGGGCCGCCTTGCCGCCGATCTCTACGAGAGCTTCGTGGAGCGCGAGGACGGCCGGGGCAGGGACTTCTCGGCGATGCTGCCGCGGTTCGAGCGGCGCGGTCGGGGCTGA
- a CDS encoding NAD(P)H-hydrate epimerase produces the protein MVQLVTSAQMRAIEATAMNAGRTTGLELMERAGAAVVEAVADEWPELSGPASAVVLCGPGNNGGDGFVVARLLRERGWSVTVFAIGWEALMLPGLPPRAGDAWTNAVRWRQGGGDIAMPTPEAVARAAAEARLVVDALLGIGQYRSAEGMLQPFRPLWRQGKARLVAVDIPTGWNCDSGEALATEPFPAELIVTFHAEKPVHAALRASGARVVVADIGLAAP, from the coding sequence ATGGTCCAACTTGTCACATCTGCCCAAATGCGCGCCATCGAGGCGACGGCGATGAACGCCGGACGGACGACCGGGCTGGAGTTGATGGAGCGTGCCGGCGCGGCGGTGGTCGAGGCCGTGGCCGACGAGTGGCCCGAGCTGTCGGGACCCGCCTCCGCCGTGGTGCTCTGCGGGCCGGGCAACAACGGCGGCGACGGCTTCGTGGTGGCGCGCCTCCTGCGCGAGCGTGGCTGGAGCGTGACGGTCTTCGCGATCGGCTGGGAGGCGCTGATGCTGCCGGGCCTGCCGCCGCGGGCGGGCGACGCCTGGACCAATGCCGTGCGCTGGCGTCAGGGCGGCGGCGACATTGCCATGCCGACCCCCGAGGCGGTAGCCCGCGCGGCGGCAGAGGCACGGCTGGTGGTGGATGCGCTGCTCGGCATCGGCCAGTATCGCAGCGCCGAGGGGATGCTGCAGCCGTTCCGCCCGCTCTGGCGGCAGGGCAAGGCGCGGCTTGTGGCGGTCGACATCCCCACTGGCTGGAACTGCGACAGCGGCGAGGCGCTCGCAACGGAACCCTTCCCGGCCGAACTGATCGTGACCTTCCACGCCGAGAAGCCGGTCCATGCCGCCCTCCGCGCATCGGGCGCGAGGGTCGTGGTGGCCGACATCGGCCTTGCCGCGCCATGA